A portion of the Bactrocera neohumeralis isolate Rockhampton chromosome 2, APGP_CSIRO_Bneo_wtdbg2-racon-allhic-juicebox.fasta_v2, whole genome shotgun sequence genome contains these proteins:
- the LOC126751173 gene encoding nuclear receptor subfamily 2 group F member 1-B produces MTDLRSVDDTLESPRSRICHLYNDINSTLAPANMSHSVCQVCGDQSSGKHYGILCCDGCSCFFKRSVRKGTLYTCIAAKGNCIVDKARRNWCPYCRLQRCLAVGMNVAAVQEERGPRTQAAAAKHGAPNSKSLTLTRCAYMHHTYRPHYATLQQKPHAAALTAGNAVNFQILAQILVTCLRQAKCNEQFRTLTPTQQEAILNVVWNECFVLRASHWSLDITSMIDACGDPQLRRVIAEAKQLRADVMELNFLETLVLCRKELALSAENATLLESHANGALVSLARYTMQQTNWLRFGTLLLGLRQLTQRCYDSLLSSLFRTVVRDIVKNL; encoded by the exons ATGACGGATCTACGCAGCGTTGATGACACGCTAGAGTCCCCGAGATCAAGAATCTGCCATTTGTACAATGACATCAACTCAACACTAGCCCCAGCTAATATGTCACACAGTGTTTGCCAAGTATGTGGCGATCAGAGCTCGGGTAAGCATTACGGAATCCTTTGCTGTGATGGCTGCTCGTGTTTCTTCAAGCGTAGTGTGCGCAAAGGTACCCTGTATACGTGCATCGCCGCAAAAGGCAATTGTATTGTGGATAAGGCACGCCGCAATTGGTGTCCATATTGTCGTTTGCAACGCTGCCTGGCCGTGGGCATGAACGTAGCCGCCGTGCAAGAGGAGCGCGGACCGCGCACTCAAGCAGCTGCGGCCAAACATGGCGCACCAAATTCGAAAAGTTTAACGCTGACACGCTGTGCTTATATGCACCATACGTATCGTCCGCATTATGCAACGCTGCAGCAGAAACCACACGCTGCGGCGCTGACCGCCGGCAATGCGGTGAATTTCCAAATACTTGCACAAATCCTAGTCACTTGTCTGCGTCAGGCTAAATGCAATGAACAATTCCGTACACTAACCCCCACGCAGCAGGAGGCTATTTTGAATGTCGTGTGGAATGAGTGCTTTGTGTTGCGCGCCTCCCATTGGTCGCTCGACATAACGTCTATGATTGATGCCTGCGGTGATCCGCAATTGCGGCGTGTCATCGCTGAAGCGAAGCAGCTGCGCGCCGATGTGATGGAACTGAATTTCCTTGAAACCTTAGTACTTTGCCGGAAAG AATTGGCCCTGAGCGCGGAGAATGCAACGCTGCTGGAGAGTCATGCAAATGGCGCTTTGGTTTCGCTTGCCCGATATACCATGCAACAAACGAACTGGCTGCGTTTCGGCACGCTGCTGCTGGGTTTAAGGCAATTGACCCAACGCTGCTACGACAGTCTGCTCTCATCGCTTTTTCGCACAGTTGTCAGAGACATTGTCAAGAACTTGTGA